The Helicobacter mustelae genome has a segment encoding these proteins:
- the metK gene encoding methionine adenosyltransferase: protein MKKDFLFTSESVTEGHPDKMADQISDAVLDYIIQRDAKARVACETLISNGFCIVAGELKTTAYVPIQEIVREVVKEIGYTNADYGFDCKSAAVLNGIGEQSPDINQGVDLPGGEIGAGDQGLMFGYACKETDVLMPLPLWLSHQITSHLALKRKQGVLDFLRPDGKAQVTVRYENGRPRGIDTIVVSTQHHPEISQKQIKEAIIEEIIKKVLPPQYLGSNIKYHINPTGNFVIGGPQGDAGLTGRKIIVDTYGGSCPHGGGAFSGKDPSKVDRSAAYAARYIAKNLVASGICERATVQLAYAIGVVEPISIFVDTHGTSSHDPDKIETCVRKVFRLTPRGIIESLDLLRPIYQKTSNYGHFGRELPEFGWEKTDKIDAIREFF from the coding sequence ATGAAGAAGGATTTTCTTTTTACTTCAGAATCTGTGACAGAGGGGCATCCTGACAAGATGGCAGATCAAATCAGTGATGCGGTGTTGGATTATATTATCCAAAGGGATGCGAAGGCGCGTGTTGCCTGTGAAACGCTTATTTCCAATGGCTTTTGCATTGTCGCTGGCGAGCTCAAAACCACCGCATATGTACCCATTCAAGAAATCGTTCGCGAGGTGGTGAAAGAGATTGGATACACAAACGCGGATTATGGGTTTGATTGCAAAAGTGCCGCGGTGCTCAATGGGATTGGCGAGCAAAGTCCAGACATTAATCAGGGTGTAGATCTTCCAGGCGGAGAGATTGGGGCGGGAGATCAGGGATTGATGTTTGGCTATGCGTGCAAGGAGACGGATGTATTAATGCCACTGCCCCTGTGGCTTTCTCATCAAATCACCTCTCATCTTGCCTTAAAAAGAAAGCAGGGCGTGCTGGATTTTTTGCGCCCTGATGGTAAGGCTCAAGTCACCGTACGATATGAAAATGGAAGACCAAGGGGGATTGATACCATCGTGGTTTCCACCCAACATCATCCAGAAATCAGCCAAAAGCAAATCAAAGAAGCCATCATTGAGGAGATTATCAAAAAGGTGTTGCCTCCGCAATATCTTGGCAGTAACATCAAATATCACATCAATCCCACGGGGAATTTCGTGATCGGAGGGCCACAGGGGGATGCGGGTTTGACAGGTAGAAAGATCATCGTGGATACTTATGGGGGGAGTTGTCCTCATGGTGGGGGAGCATTTAGTGGTAAGGATCCCAGTAAGGTGGATAGAAGTGCGGCCTATGCTGCGCGCTACATCGCCAAAAATCTGGTGGCCAGTGGGATTTGTGAGCGTGCCACTGTGCAATTAGCCTATGCCATCGGCGTGGTGGAGCCTATTTCTATTTTTGTGGATACACATGGCACTTCTAGTCATGATCCAGACAAGATTGAGACCTGTGTGCGCAAGGTCTTTAGACTCACTCCCAGAGGAATTATAGAGAGCCTAGATTTGCTGCGACCCATTTATCAAAAAACATCCAATTATGGGCATTTTGGAAGAGAGCTACCAGAATTTGGCTGGGAGAAAACCGATAAGATCGATGCAATCAGGGAGTTTTTTTAA
- the fusA gene encoding elongation factor G, with protein MARTTPLERIRNIGIAAHIDAGKTTTSERILFFTGVSHKIGEVHDGAATMDWMEQEKERGITITSAATTCFWKNYQINLIDTPGHVDFTIEVERSMRVLDGAVAVFCSVGGVQPQSETVWRQANKYGVPRMVFVNKMDRIGANFFGVENQIKERLKANPVPINIPIGAEDTFRGVVDLIQMKALVWNNEAMGANYDAEEIPEELKEKAQEYREKLIEAAAEQDEALMEKYLGGEELSIEEIKKGIKIGCHNMTLIPMLCGSSFKNKGVQTLLDAVVDFLPAPTEVADIKGIDPKTEQEIHVESSDNGPFAGLAFKIMTDPFVGQLTFVRAYRGMLESGSYVLNSTKGKKERVGRLLKMHSNKREDIKEIYAGEICAFVGLKETLTGDTLCDEKTPVILERMEFPEPVIHIAVEPKTKADQEKMGIALGKLAEEDPSFRVSTQEETGQTLIGGMGELHLEIIVDRLKREFKVEAEVGQPQVAFRETIRSSINKECKYAKQSGGRGQYGHVFIKLEPKEAGSGYEFVNEITGGVIPKEYIPAVDKGIQEAMQSGVLAGYPVVDFKVTLYDGSYHDVDSSEMAFKIAGSMAFKDACREANAVLLEPMMKVEVEIPEEYMGDVIGDLNRRRGQINSMDDRMGLKIVNAFVPLAEMFGYSTDLRSATQGRGTYSMEFDHYGEVPSNIAKEIIEKRKG; from the coding sequence ATGGCAAGAACTACCCCATTAGAGAGAATCAGGAATATTGGTATTGCTGCGCATATTGATGCGGGGAAAACCACCACATCAGAGAGGATTTTGTTTTTTACAGGTGTGAGCCACAAAATCGGTGAGGTTCATGATGGTGCGGCTACGATGGACTGGATGGAGCAAGAAAAAGAGCGCGGCATCACAATTACCTCTGCTGCGACTACTTGTTTTTGGAAAAATTATCAGATCAATCTCATTGACACTCCCGGGCACGTGGATTTTACAATCGAGGTGGAGAGGTCTATGAGGGTTTTGGATGGTGCAGTTGCAGTATTTTGCTCTGTGGGCGGTGTACAGCCTCAAAGTGAAACCGTTTGGAGACAGGCAAATAAGTATGGCGTTCCTAGAATGGTGTTTGTTAACAAGATGGATCGCATCGGTGCAAATTTTTTTGGTGTAGAAAATCAAATCAAAGAAAGATTGAAGGCCAATCCTGTGCCCATTAATATTCCCATTGGTGCAGAAGATACTTTCAGGGGGGTGGTGGATCTCATTCAGATGAAGGCTTTGGTATGGAATAATGAAGCCATGGGTGCGAACTATGATGCAGAAGAAATCCCAGAGGAACTCAAAGAAAAAGCACAGGAGTATAGAGAAAAGCTTATAGAGGCTGCAGCGGAGCAAGATGAAGCATTGATGGAGAAATATCTTGGAGGAGAAGAGCTTAGCATTGAAGAGATTAAAAAAGGCATAAAGATCGGTTGTCATAATATGACTCTTATCCCTATGCTTTGTGGCTCTTCTTTCAAAAACAAGGGTGTGCAGACCTTGTTGGATGCTGTTGTGGATTTCCTCCCAGCACCCACAGAAGTTGCAGATATCAAGGGCATCGATCCTAAAACTGAGCAAGAAATCCATGTGGAATCTTCGGATAATGGACCATTTGCAGGGCTTGCATTTAAGATTATGACAGATCCGTTTGTGGGCCAGCTTACCTTTGTCCGTGCCTATAGAGGGATGCTTGAATCTGGAAGTTATGTACTCAATTCTACAAAGGGTAAAAAAGAAAGAGTGGGAAGATTGCTTAAGATGCACTCCAATAAAAGGGAGGATATTAAGGAAATCTATGCAGGGGAGATCTGTGCATTTGTTGGTTTGAAAGAAACTCTTACAGGTGATACGCTTTGTGATGAGAAGACGCCAGTGATTTTGGAGAGAATGGAGTTCCCAGAGCCTGTGATCCATATCGCAGTGGAGCCAAAAACGAAAGCAGATCAAGAAAAAATGGGCATAGCTTTAGGCAAGCTTGCTGAGGAAGATCCAAGTTTTAGGGTGAGCACACAGGAGGAGACAGGACAGACTCTTATTGGTGGTATGGGAGAGCTGCATTTAGAAATCATTGTAGATCGCCTCAAAAGAGAATTTAAAGTAGAAGCAGAAGTCGGCCAGCCACAGGTTGCATTCCGAGAGACCATCAGAAGTTCTATCAACAAAGAATGCAAATATGCAAAACAATCTGGTGGTAGAGGGCAGTATGGGCATGTATTCATCAAGCTAGAACCAAAAGAAGCTGGCAGTGGCTATGAATTTGTAAATGAAATCACTGGTGGTGTGATCCCCAAGGAATATATTCCTGCGGTGGATAAGGGTATCCAAGAAGCCATGCAAAGTGGCGTGCTAGCTGGCTATCCTGTAGTGGATTTTAAGGTCACATTATATGATGGAAGTTATCATGATGTAGACAGTTCTGAGATGGCATTTAAAATCGCTGGATCCATGGCATTTAAAGATGCCTGCAGGGAAGCTAATGCGGTATTGTTGGAGCCCATGATGAAGGTGGAAGTAGAGATCCCAGAAGAATATATGGGAGATGTCATTGGTGATTTGAATCGTAGAAGAGGGCAAATTAATTCCATGGATGATCGTATGGGATTGAAGATTGTAAATGCCTTTGTGCCATTGGCGGAGATGTTTGGTTATTCCACAGATTTGCGCTCTGCCACTCAAGGCAGAGGGACTTATTCCATGGAGTTCGATCACTACGGGGAAGTGCCTTCTAATATAGCAAAAGAAATCATTGAAAAAAGAAAGGGTTGA
- a CDS encoding peroxiredoxin, with product MLVTKKAPNFVAPAVLPCNSIVENFELSKNLGKNGAVLFFWPKDFTFVCPSEILAMDHRVKEFEAKGFNVIGVSIDSEQVHFAWKNTPVDKGGIGHVTFPMVADITKQISRDYDVLFDNAVALRGSFLIDKHQVIRHAVINDLPLGREMDEMLRMCDALLFFEENGEVCPAGWRKGKKGMKATAEGVAEYLKEHACSL from the coding sequence ATGTTAGTAACAAAAAAAGCCCCTAATTTCGTAGCGCCAGCGGTGTTGCCATGCAATAGCATTGTAGAAAATTTCGAATTGTCAAAAAATCTTGGAAAAAACGGTGCCGTGCTTTTCTTTTGGCCAAAAGATTTTACATTCGTTTGCCCTTCTGAGATTTTGGCGATGGACCACAGAGTAAAGGAATTTGAAGCAAAAGGCTTTAATGTCATCGGTGTTTCTATTGATTCTGAGCAAGTACACTTCGCATGGAAAAACACTCCAGTAGATAAAGGTGGTATCGGACACGTGACTTTCCCCATGGTAGCGGATATCACCAAGCAAATCTCTAGGGATTATGATGTATTGTTTGACAATGCAGTGGCATTAAGGGGTTCTTTCCTCATCGACAAGCATCAAGTCATTCGCCATGCAGTCATCAATGACCTCCCACTAGGAAGAGAAATGGATGAAATGCTAAGAATGTGTGATGCTCTACTATTCTTCGAAGAGAATGGCGAGGTTTGCCCAGCAGGATGGAGAAAGGGCAAAAAAGGCATGAAAGCAACTGCTGAAGGTGTCGCAGAATACCTCAAAGAGCACGCTTGCAGCCTCTGA
- a CDS encoding carbonic anhydrase — MIRNLLFFLAFLSLSSAGFWDYDEVGPTKWADAHPDWKVCGHGKEQSPIDIKTKEAVSANFPFAMQYHKGDAKVINKGYTIQAKYKNAGGVDFDGQHYGFVELHFHLPAENLINGKPHNLEMHLVHKNDKDELLVVGVFFKLGMKNLALQRLLANIPSKKGGYKILKDVDIHDILPEKKHYYYFMGSLTTPPCTEGVRWVVLDQEIPISSKQLKIFKKHMNKNIRHVQPLHGRKVYQGNIED; from the coding sequence ATGATTAGGAATTTGTTATTTTTTTTGGCGTTTTTGAGTTTGTCTTCTGCGGGTTTTTGGGATTATGATGAAGTGGGTCCCACCAAATGGGCAGATGCGCATCCTGATTGGAAGGTTTGTGGGCATGGCAAGGAGCAGTCTCCCATAGACATCAAGACTAAAGAGGCTGTTTCTGCCAATTTCCCCTTTGCAATGCAGTATCACAAAGGGGATGCAAAGGTAATTAATAAGGGCTATACGATTCAGGCGAAATATAAAAATGCTGGCGGTGTGGATTTTGATGGGCAGCATTATGGGTTTGTGGAGTTGCATTTTCATCTACCCGCAGAAAATCTCATCAATGGTAAGCCTCATAATCTAGAGATGCATCTTGTACACAAAAATGATAAGGATGAGTTGCTGGTTGTGGGTGTATTTTTCAAACTAGGCATGAAGAACCTAGCACTTCAGCGATTGCTGGCAAACATTCCCAGTAAGAAGGGAGGGTATAAAATTCTCAAGGATGTTGATATCCACGATATTTTACCAGAGAAGAAGCATTATTATTATTTCATGGGAAGCTTGACCACTCCGCCTTGCACTGAGGGAGTGCGCTGGGTCGTGCTCGATCAAGAGATTCCTATCTCTTCCAAGCAGCTTAAGATATTTAAAAAACACATGAATAAAAATATCAGACATGTGCAACCTCTCCATGGGCGCAAGGTCTACCAGGGAAATATCGAGGATTAA
- the queC gene encoding 7-cyano-7-deazaguanine synthase QueC: protein MQKCLVVFSGGQDSTTVAAWAKKEFSSVELLAFDYQQKHRIELQQARKIAEKLELKLNMIVLDFLAQIADSALFAKSIENLSTKHKTHQDLLASFVPNRNGLFLTIAHAFAQKIHANHIAIGVSEQDYSGYPDCREEFITAMESALNKGAQTQIKIHTPLSHMSKAEEFLLAQNLGVLEMILEDSHTCYEGVRESRHAWGYGCGICAACILRKNAYEKFLAIIAQKNAGNG, encoded by the coding sequence ATGCAAAAATGCTTAGTGGTTTTTAGCGGCGGGCAAGATAGCACGACAGTGGCAGCATGGGCAAAAAAGGAATTTTCATCTGTGGAATTGCTTGCTTTTGATTACCAACAAAAGCATCGCATTGAATTGCAGCAAGCACGCAAAATTGCAGAAAAACTAGAGCTTAAACTCAACATGATCGTCCTGGATTTTTTGGCACAAATCGCAGATTCTGCACTTTTTGCAAAATCCATAGAAAATCTTAGCACCAAACACAAGACCCATCAAGATCTCCTTGCATCCTTTGTGCCCAACCGCAATGGCCTATTTCTCACCATCGCCCATGCCTTCGCGCAAAAAATCCATGCCAATCACATCGCCATTGGCGTCTCAGAGCAGGATTATAGCGGCTATCCTGACTGCAGGGAGGAATTCATCACCGCCATGGAATCTGCCCTCAATAAAGGTGCGCAAACACAAATCAAAATCCACACTCCACTATCTCACATGAGTAAAGCGGAGGAATTTTTACTAGCACAAAATTTGGGGGTTTTGGAGATGATTTTGGAAGATTCTCATACCTGCTATGAAGGGGTGCGAGAGAGCAGACATGCATGGGGGTATGGCTGCGGAATTTGTGCGGCTTGCATTTTGAGAAAAAATGCTTATGAAAAATTTTTGGCTATAATTGCGCAAAAGAATGCGGGTAATGGATGA
- the rplS gene encoding 50S ribosomal protein L19, with protein sequence MKNRYIESFEKAQIGDRKVPHFKAGDTLKLGIQIKEGEKTRIQHFEGLCIAIRGNGVDRTFTVRKIGANNIGVEKTFPLYSASLQSIDVLRIGRVRRAKLYYLRDRKGKAARVKELRK encoded by the coding sequence ATGAAAAATAGATACATTGAGAGTTTTGAAAAAGCTCAAATCGGCGACAGGAAAGTACCTCATTTCAAAGCAGGTGACACCCTCAAGCTCGGCATCCAAATCAAAGAAGGGGAAAAAACCCGCATCCAGCATTTTGAGGGTCTCTGCATTGCGATTCGCGGCAATGGAGTAGACAGAACCTTCACAGTGAGAAAAATAGGTGCTAACAACATAGGAGTAGAAAAAACCTTCCCTCTTTATAGCGCAAGCCTACAGAGCATCGATGTCTTGAGAATTGGCAGGGTGCGCAGAGCAAAGCTTTATTATCTCAGAGACAGAAAAGGAAAAGCCGCCAGAGTCAAAGAGCTCAGAAAATAA
- a CDS encoding tRNA dihydrouridine synthase, translating into MNFENLLMLAPLAGYTDLPFRSVVKQFGVDITVSEMISSHALVYQSAKTLKMLCKSPQESPYAVQISGSKIEIIKQAVERINEIDGIDIIDFNCGCPAPKVANHGNGSGLLKNLSLLVKLLNTIKETSNKPYSSVKVRLGFDQKIPEEIANALKDANVDYVVVHGRTRSDGYKKERIDYESIAKIKQILSAPVIANGEITDYASARRVLEITGANGLMIGRAAISTPWIFWQIKNKTTEIPPIIKKELVLKHFDAMVGFYGEHGAILFRKNLHAYAKGHQGASEYRDIVNKIIDPKIMRESIEHFFEKNFLVQEALPQLITLNKKSS; encoded by the coding sequence ATGAATTTTGAGAATCTTTTGATGCTAGCTCCGCTTGCAGGATACACAGATCTGCCCTTTCGGAGTGTAGTAAAACAATTTGGCGTGGACATCACAGTCAGCGAGATGATAAGCTCCCACGCATTAGTCTATCAGAGTGCAAAGACTCTCAAAATGCTATGCAAGTCCCCGCAAGAAAGCCCCTATGCAGTGCAAATTTCTGGCTCAAAGATTGAGATTATCAAGCAAGCAGTAGAGCGCATTAATGAGATTGATGGGATTGATATTATTGATTTTAATTGCGGATGTCCTGCTCCCAAAGTAGCCAATCACGGCAATGGAAGCGGCTTGCTCAAAAATCTCTCCTTGCTTGTAAAGCTTCTTAACACCATCAAAGAAACAAGCAACAAGCCCTATAGCAGCGTGAAAGTACGACTGGGTTTTGATCAAAAAATCCCAGAAGAAATCGCAAATGCCCTCAAAGATGCCAATGTAGATTATGTAGTAGTGCATGGGCGAACACGCAGCGATGGCTACAAAAAAGAGAGGATTGATTATGAAAGCATCGCAAAAATCAAGCAGATTCTCTCTGCCCCCGTCATTGCCAATGGAGAGATCACAGACTATGCAAGCGCCAGGCGAGTGCTAGAGATCACCGGAGCCAATGGGCTAATGATTGGGCGTGCAGCCATTAGTACGCCTTGGATTTTTTGGCAAATCAAAAATAAGACCACAGAAATCCCCCCCATCATCAAGAAAGAATTGGTTTTGAAGCATTTTGATGCGATGGTGGGGTTTTATGGCGAGCATGGAGCTATTTTGTTTCGCAAAAATCTCCATGCATATGCAAAGGGTCACCAGGGGGCAAGCGAATATCGCGACATCGTTAATAAAATCATCGATCCTAAAATCATGCGTGAGAGCATTGAGCATTTTTTTGAAAAAAATTTCTTGGTGCAAGAGGCACTTCCTCAACTCATCACCCTCAACAAAAAGAGCTCTTAA
- a CDS encoding outer membrane beta-barrel protein: MKKILLSFFFAVGASAIENHPFVGIGTSFGSGLRTNFSQIVTKSVNSCPGDVCIGGQSSANYLGKTSPLGLKLFLGNETVFDKYHISGIRFYGSVDMQNASLGAISGPIQKTAPRDKSFNTIVGQSNNGPVIGQVNMLSPKTQQDFLFANGVLTTLSLNLDFFANIPLGYFIKQYAAPKFPLLLDIGLFIGTGVEFSMLKSKYWVNETSGREQSFLASGSGFFLNLGGNIYITSHDRIQIGVKIPFYQLNHQEWNNYVDTDVNSNVAIWSEQTLKQSFVIKKSPELSISYIFYF; encoded by the coding sequence ATGAAAAAAATCCTTTTATCATTTTTTTTCGCAGTGGGGGCAAGCGCGATAGAAAATCATCCTTTTGTAGGTATTGGAACCTCCTTTGGCAGTGGCTTACGCACAAATTTCTCACAAATCGTCACAAAATCTGTGAATTCCTGCCCCGGGGATGTCTGTATCGGGGGGCAGTCTAGCGCCAATTATCTAGGCAAGACCAGTCCTCTTGGCTTGAAGCTTTTTTTGGGAAATGAAACAGTGTTTGACAAATATCATATCTCAGGCATTCGATTCTATGGGAGCGTAGACATGCAAAATGCGTCTTTGGGCGCAATATCTGGTCCTATACAAAAAACAGCCCCAAGGGATAAAAGCTTTAATACAATTGTGGGACAGAGCAATAATGGCCCAGTTATAGGGCAAGTCAACATGCTAAGCCCAAAAACCCAGCAAGATTTTCTCTTTGCCAATGGCGTGCTTACCACTCTGAGCCTCAATCTGGATTTTTTTGCAAATATTCCCCTAGGATACTTTATCAAACAATATGCCGCTCCAAAATTTCCCCTGCTGCTAGATATTGGATTGTTCATCGGGACAGGGGTGGAGTTTAGCATGCTAAAAAGCAAGTATTGGGTAAATGAGACATCGGGGAGGGAGCAAAGCTTCTTGGCCTCTGGCAGTGGGTTTTTCCTCAATCTTGGGGGAAATATCTATATCACCTCTCATGATAGAATCCAAATTGGTGTCAAAATCCCATTCTACCAGCTCAACCACCAAGAATGGAACAACTACGTTGACACCGACGTGAATTCGAATGTCGCCATTTGGAGTGAACAAACCCTCAAGCAAAGCTTTGTTATCAAAAAGAGCCCAGAGCTTAGCATCTCTTATATTTTCTATTTTTAA
- a CDS encoding alkylphosphonate utilization protein: MFRDSNGVELQMGDSVQIIKDLKVKGVSCVLKRGTVVKNIRLGDKEGEVEGRVDKQGVIVLKTCFLKKV, translated from the coding sequence ATGTTTAGGGATAGCAATGGGGTGGAATTGCAAATGGGTGATAGCGTGCAAATCATCAAGGATCTCAAGGTAAAGGGCGTTTCTTGTGTGCTCAAGCGTGGCACAGTTGTGAAAAATATTCGTCTAGGAGATAAGGAGGGAGAGGTCGAGGGAAGGGTTGACAAACAGGGTGTGATTGTACTTAAGACTTGCTTTTTGAAAAAGGTGTAG
- a CDS encoding CCA tRNA nucleotidyltransferase codes for MFELPENVQKIFEILRGEEIYLIGGCVRDMLLSIKPLDYDFACVLRPQILRDKLHANGIATIDVGIRYGTLGVLLEGEVYEITTFRKEGVYLDARHPSSVEFAKSLAEDVRRRDFSINAIAYHPKGGIVDLVGGVQDLEDGVLRAIGDAQMRFFEDSLRILRGVGFVARFGLHAESNTYSAMLSFAHLLDSLPRERISKEWEKIICAPFCLRALKEFAGVFVPLFGESFASHVCRLKDLPDNPLHRAAKILQDEALLDALCYPKAARGQIAQMMQWCKKDVFVDKKSLKYVLAKNPWDLVRIFLQGDARLAWLEEILAKGEPCRIKDLCIHANDLEEFPPKFRGKILSFLLSEVIEERVANESKDLKCHARQYYKSLEV; via the coding sequence ATGTTTGAGCTGCCAGAAAATGTGCAAAAAATCTTTGAAATCCTAAGGGGAGAGGAGATTTATCTCATTGGGGGGTGTGTGCGTGATATGCTGCTCTCCATAAAGCCCTTGGATTATGATTTTGCCTGCGTGCTTCGGCCTCAAATCTTGCGCGATAAGCTGCATGCCAATGGGATTGCGACCATCGATGTTGGCATACGCTATGGGACTCTTGGTGTGCTGCTAGAGGGAGAGGTTTATGAGATTACTACTTTTCGCAAAGAAGGCGTGTATTTAGATGCACGCCATCCAAGCAGTGTGGAATTTGCCAAAAGCCTTGCAGAGGATGTGAGGCGCAGGGATTTTAGTATCAATGCCATTGCCTACCATCCCAAAGGCGGAATTGTTGATCTAGTAGGGGGGGTGCAGGATTTGGAGGATGGGGTTTTGCGCGCCATAGGAGATGCGCAGATGCGCTTTTTTGAGGATTCTTTGCGAATTTTGCGTGGAGTTGGCTTTGTGGCTAGATTTGGCCTGCATGCAGAATCAAATACCTATAGCGCGATGCTTTCTTTTGCGCATCTACTAGATTCCCTTCCCCGTGAGCGCATCTCCAAGGAATGGGAAAAGATTATTTGCGCACCTTTTTGTCTGCGTGCGCTCAAAGAATTTGCAGGGGTGTTTGTGCCATTATTTGGAGAGTCTTTTGCATCGCATGTGTGCAGACTCAAGGATCTGCCAGACAATCCACTGCATCGCGCGGCAAAAATCTTGCAGGATGAGGCTTTGCTAGATGCGCTTTGCTATCCCAAGGCAGCGCGTGGGCAAATTGCTCAAATGATGCAGTGGTGCAAGAAGGATGTCTTTGTGGATAAAAAATCTCTGAAATATGTTTTGGCAAAAAATCCCTGGGATCTTGTGCGCATCTTTTTGCAAGGAGATGCTAGGCTTGCGTGGCTAGAAGAGATTCTAGCAAAAGGGGAGCCCTGCAGAATCAAAGACCTTTGCATCCACGCCAATGATTTGGAGGAATTTCCCCCTAAATTTCGCGGAAAAATTTTATCTTTTTTGCTCTCAGAGGTGATTGAGGAGAGGGTGGCAAATGAATCCAAAGATCTCAAATGCCATGCTAGACAATATTACAAAAGTCTAGAAGTTTAG
- a CDS encoding pyridoxamine 5'-phosphate oxidase family protein → MHQKMLEFLQREHLLTLSVCDVQGVYSASCFYCFFKEGYTLVCKSQESSRHIQLARKNPFVGVNIAHHTKKIQEISGMQIKALLRHAKEQETGCYHAKYPFARLGGGEVYALEILWAKYTDNSLLIPKKLEYRREICYTSPKKE, encoded by the coding sequence ATGCATCAAAAAATGTTGGAATTTTTGCAAAGGGAGCATCTGCTGACATTGAGTGTTTGCGATGTGCAGGGGGTGTATAGCGCGAGTTGTTTTTATTGTTTTTTCAAGGAGGGTTACACACTTGTATGCAAGAGCCAGGAAAGCAGTCGCCACATTCAACTTGCGCGCAAAAATCCCTTTGTGGGTGTGAATATTGCTCATCACACCAAAAAAATCCAGGAAATCTCTGGTATGCAGATTAAGGCATTGCTAAGACATGCAAAAGAACAAGAGACAGGGTGCTATCATGCCAAATATCCCTTCGCTAGGCTGGGAGGAGGGGAGGTGTATGCCTTAGAGATTTTGTGGGCTAAATATACAGACAATTCCCTGCTAATCCCAAAAAAGTTAGAATATCGCCGCGAGATTTGTTATACTTCGCCAAAAAAGGAGTAG
- the trmD gene encoding tRNA (guanosine(37)-N1)-methyltransferase TrmD, producing MHFHFFTLFPQIIAPYFSQSILKLAKEKNLIRIQITNIRDFASPPHFKVDNAQVGGGAGQIIDLEILQLALNPIKNTHHIIFLTPCGKAFNQNDAVRLAKTKKNIALVCGRYEGFDERAIELYANEVFSIGDFILTGGELAALCLCDSIARQIPQVLGNTKSLQGESFEQHLLEAPVFSKSKIKSEKNAKKTPPSEYSKGNHSIMQDLKLDLALAKTKYFRPDLFQLWKFYKKGKR from the coding sequence ATGCATTTTCATTTTTTTACCCTCTTTCCTCAAATTATCGCGCCCTATTTTTCCCAGTCTATCCTCAAACTCGCCAAGGAAAAAAATCTCATTCGCATCCAGATCACCAATATCAGGGATTTTGCCTCCCCTCCTCATTTCAAGGTGGATAACGCACAAGTTGGAGGAGGTGCTGGCCAGATCATCGATCTTGAGATCTTGCAGCTAGCCTTGAATCCCATCAAAAACACTCATCACATCATCTTTCTCACCCCATGCGGCAAGGCCTTTAACCAAAATGATGCGGTGCGACTGGCAAAAACCAAAAAAAACATCGCCCTTGTCTGTGGGAGGTATGAGGGCTTTGATGAGCGTGCCATCGAGCTTTATGCCAATGAAGTTTTTAGCATCGGGGACTTCATCCTCACAGGCGGGGAGCTTGCTGCGCTTTGTTTGTGTGATAGCATCGCTAGACAAATCCCTCAGGTGCTAGGAAATACCAAATCTCTGCAAGGGGAAAGCTTTGAGCAACATCTTCTTGAGGCGCCTGTTTTTTCCAAATCCAAAATCAAATCCGAAAAAAATGCAAAAAAAACTCCTCCTTCAGAGTATTCAAAGGGAAATCATAGTATAATGCAGGATTTAAAGCTGGATCTAGCATTAGCAAAAACTAAATATTTTAGACCAGATCTCTTCCAATTATGGAAATTCTACAAGAAGGGCAAAAGATGA
- a CDS encoding DUF362 domain-containing protein, whose protein sequence is MAVKITDICISCGSCIDECPVQAIVDDDDNPTGESIYYVYSDKCVECVGHNDAPACASACPTDGCIVWSDAGNVRREEIGADLRDGSVPVVQ, encoded by the coding sequence ATGGCAGTAAAAATTACAGATATTTGTATCTCTTGCGGATCTTGTATTGATGAATGTCCTGTTCAGGCGATCGTAGATGATGATGATAACCCAACAGGGGAGAGCATTTATTATGTGTATTCTGATAAATGCGTGGAGTGTGTAGGGCATAATGATGCTCCTGCTTGCGCGAGTGCATGCCCAACAGATGGTTGCATCGTGTGGAGTGATGCTGGCAATGTAAGGCGTGAAGAAATTGGTGCAGATCTTCGAGATGGAAGTGTCCCAGTGGTACAATGA